Genomic window (Candidatus Effluviviaceae Genus I sp.):
CTTGCCTCGGGCATCGCGGCAGCGAGGCCGAGGATGACCAGGACCTGGTAGACGAGCGTCGCGGCCAGGCCGATCCCCGCGCCCGCGAGTCCGCCGAGGACGGGATGGAGCCTGCCGCGCCCCCACAGGACCCTCGCCGCCGCGCCGAGCGCCCCCGCGAAGGCCGCGCCCAGGATCTGACCGGCGTAGAGCGGCGGAACGGCAAGCCCTGAGCCGTGAGGACTGCCGCCGGAGTAGATGGCCATCGCCAGCGCCCCCACGACGGCGCCGCGCCACGCGCCCAGAACGAAGCCGGACGCGAAGACGGTGAAGGAGACAAGCTCGACGTTGGGAACGCCGGAGAGCAGGTACCCCAGAGCGACGGCGAGCCCGGTGAAGACGGCCATGAGCGCGCTGTCCCGCGCCCCGAGGCCTGCGCCCGCCGGCGGTCCCCCGGTCGCTCTAGTCGAGCTTCTCCCGCTCATTCCTCAGCCTGTCGGGGGTCACGTCGTCGAGCTGCGTTGCGGTGCTGCCCATCTCGGTCGGCGGCTGGATGTACTGGGAGATCTCCTGCCGGTGCGACGGCGAGAGCGCACTCCAGTTCCGCTGGACCTCCTGGATGAGCGGCGTCCCGCACTTGGAGGGGACGTCGCTCTGGTACTCCTTCGGCAGGCTCGACGGCTCGAACATCACGTACACCTTGTAGAGCATCCCCGTCGAGTAGTCGAGCGCGCCGGCGCGGACGGCGTTGTCGATGAGCGCGATCGAGTCCAGCGGCCGCTCGCCCGCCCGCGATCCCTCCCGGTCACCGACCGGCTCGGCCGCCGGCGGCGGCGCGCACCCGGAAAGACCCATCGCGAGCGCGAATCCTACGACCAGGACGCGGCGTGCCGTCAGGGTCACGGGAGCACCCCCTTCCACTCGGGCCGGGCTCAGCCCAGCTTGGCCTGCACCGCGCCGAGCACGTCGTCCGCCCCCCGGTCGGCCCGCGCGGCGAGGTCGGCGACGAGCTCCCTCGTCCGCGCGACGAAGTCGGCGTGCTCGGCGGAGCGGATCCCCGGCAGGTTGATGAGGACGTTCAGCCGGGCGCCGTGGGCGCCCGCGCGCGCCATGAGCGCCGCCACGCCCGCGTCCGACACCGCGTTCCTGTTGCCCTTCTCGGCGGCGACGCGCGCGATCGCGATCACCTCGACGCACTTCCCCATCACCTCGAGCGGCACCGACGCGGCGTCCACGAGAGCCGACTGGAGCGCCTCGGACCGCCTCGCCTGCTCGCCGGGCGTCTCCTTCGGCAGCTTCATCGCCGCCATGACGCGATCGAACGCCTGCTCGTCCTCGTCCATGAGCCTGGCGAGCTCGAGCCTGAGCGCCTCGCCTCGCGCAAGCACATCCCGCATCGCGCCCTCGGCGTCGGCGTACTTCGGCTTGCCGATGGTGAGGTTGGCCACCATGGAGGTGAGGCACGCCGCCAGCGCGCCGGAGAGCGCCGCCACGCTGCCTCCGCCGGGGGTCGGGGTGTCGGACGCGAGATCCGCCAGGAAGCCATCCAACGTCGTCATCTGGACTCCTCGGCTTCGGAGAGCCTCACCTCAAGGACCTGGTCGCGGCTGAACGTCTCGAGCCTCAGGTAGAACTCGGCGCACGCCAGGAGCGCGTCCTCGGGGACGAGGCCCACGATCTCGCTCCCGACGACCGGAACGCCGTACCGCTCCGCCTCGGCCTTCACGAGCTCGAACACGCGGAAGAGCGGCGTGCCCTCGAAGTTGACCATGTTGATGGAGACCTGGACGATGCCGCGGTCCTTGAGCTCGAAGCCCATCGCCTTGACGTACCTGAGCCCGCCCGTCGAGTGCCGGATCGCCTTCGCGACCGCCTTCGCGACGGAGACGTCGCCCGTCCCCAGGTTGATGTTGTAGGCGACGAGGAACGCCCTCGCGCCGATCGCGACGGCGCCGGCCGAGGGATGGATGCGGCAGGGACCGAAGTCCGGCTCGCGCTCCGGGTTGGCCCCGATCTCGGCGCACAGCCCCTCGAACTGCCCCTTCCGCACGTCCGCGAGGTTCTGCCGCTCCGGCCTGGTCGCGGCGCACTCGTACAGGAACACGGGGATGCCGAGCTCCTTGCCCACCCGCTCGCCGAGCCGCTTCGCGAGCGCCACGCAGTCGTCCATGGTGACGCCGCGCACGGGGACGAACGGGACGACGTCCGCCGCGCCCATCCTCGGATGCTCGCCCTCGTGCGTCCTGAGGTCGATGAGCTCGGCCGCCTTCGCGATCCCGCGGAACGCGCCCTCGAGCACGGGCTCGGGCTCCCCGACGATCGTCACGACGGCGCGGTTGTGGTTGGCGTCCATCTCCCGGTCCAGAAGCC
Coding sequences:
- a CDS encoding cyclodeaminase/cyclohydrolase family protein — encoded protein: MTTLDGFLADLASDTPTPGGGSVAALSGALAACLTSMVANLTIGKPKYADAEGAMRDVLARGEALRLELARLMDEDEQAFDRVMAAMKLPKETPGEQARRSEALQSALVDAASVPLEVMGKCVEVIAIARVAAEKGNRNAVSDAGVAALMARAGAHGARLNVLINLPGIRSAEHADFVARTRELVADLAARADRGADDVLGAVQAKLG
- the ftcD gene encoding glutamate formimidoyltransferase produces the protein MKLVECVPNFSEGRRPEVIDAVVGAMLEVPGVRLLDREMDANHNRAVVTIVGEPEPVLEGAFRGIAKAAELIDLRTHEGEHPRMGAADVVPFVPVRGVTMDDCVALAKRLGERVGKELGIPVFLYECAATRPERQNLADVRKGQFEGLCAEIGANPEREPDFGPCRIHPSAGAVAIGARAFLVAYNINLGTGDVSVAKAVAKAIRHSTGGLRYVKAMGFELKDRGIVQVSINMVNFEGTPLFRVFELVKAEAERYGVPVVGSEIVGLVPEDALLACAEFYLRLETFSRDQVLEVRLSEAEESR